One window of the Nicotiana tabacum cultivar K326 chromosome 4, ASM71507v2, whole genome shotgun sequence genome contains the following:
- the LOC142180150 gene encoding uncharacterized protein LOC142180150, with protein sequence MITNREEKLGGRSHRLEESMDFIECLNECGLPDAGFTGAKHNCHTPIQILLRSCSDHAPLLVKLHHEDIQGARYFKFLNFWTEHPDFIQTVQNIWSIYIQGNALFILQQKIKNTTKFNEGDANTAYFHATIKEKRRKLTIRRIQDGEGNWLEDYESFAEGIVNFYKNLFSEDSSNTDFRELDCIERCITDEDNTRISAIPTLQEVTDIVLSIDANSSPGHDGLSGMFYHKCWDIISEDVYNAVKAVFRGSTLTKFYTHTCIVMIPKVDHPQSFSDLRPISLYGTILFCNENKRSMRLVLSTLTEYEKISRQLINKNKSCFAMSTKTNLVTINRMKAITGMKYQKFPIKYLGCPLTTGRNKIEFYSDIVNKVIGRIRGWHTKLLSTGGRAILIRHVLLALPIHLLAAMNPPKGTLELIEKFVAKFFWSGQDSGGKYYWAAWKNLCYPYCEGDANFRRLSDTCKAFRA encoded by the exons ATGATTACTAATAGAGAAGAGAAACTGGGTGGCAGATCTCATAGACTAGAGGAAAGCATGGACTTCATAGAATGTCTCAACGAGTGTGGATTACCAGATGCTGGTTTTACTGGTGCTAAA CACAACTGTCACACACCTATCCAGATCCTGCTCAGATCATGCTCAGATCATGCTCCACTTCTAGTGAAGTTGCATCACGAAGATATACAAGGAGCCAGATACTTCAAGTTTCTCAACTTCTGGACTGAACATCCTGATTTCATACAGACAGTACAGAACATTTGGAGTATTTACATCCAAGGCAATGCCTTATTTATCCTGCAGCAGAAGATCAAGAACACTACTAAG TTCAATGAGGGTGATGCCAATACTGCCTACTTCCATGCGACTattaaagagaaaagaagaaagttgACAATTAGAAGGATTCAAGATGGAGAAGGTAACTGGCTTGAAGATTATGAGTCTTTTGCTGAGGGGATTGTGAACTTTTACAAGAACCTCTTTTCAGAAGACTCCAGCAACACTGACTTTAGAGAACTAGACTGCATTGAAAGATGTATTACTGATGAGGATAACACTAGAATCAGTGCCATCCCTACTCTCCAAGAAGTCACTGACATTGTGTTATCCATAGATGCCAATAGCTCCCCAGGGCATGATGGCCTAAGTGGGATGTTCTATCACAAGTGTTGGGACATTATATCTGAGGATGTGTATAATGCTGTGAAAGCTGTATTCagaggctcaacacttaccaaaTTCTACACTCACACTTGTATTGTCATGATTCCTAAAGTTGATCACCCCCAAAGTTTCTCGGACCTTAGGCCAATTAGCCTTT ATGGCACCATTCTATTTTGTAATGAAAATAAGAGGTCCATGAGATTGGTATTAAGTACCTTAACTGAGTATGAGAAGATCTCTAGGCAACTCATCAATAAGAACAAGAGTTGTTTTGCAATGAGCACCAAGACCAATTTGGTTACTATCAACAGAATGAAGGCTATCACTGGCATGAAATACCAAAAGTTCCCAATCAAATATCTGGGATGCCCTCTCACAACAGGGAGAAACAAGATTGAATTTTACTCAGATATTGTGAACAAAGTCATAGGTAGAATCAGAGGATGGCATACCAAACTCCTCTCTACTGGGGGAAGAGCCATCCTCATCAGACATGTTCTTCTGGCTCTCCCTATACATCTACTAGCTGCAATGAATCCACCAAAAGGAACATTAGAGCTCATAGAGAAATTTGTAGCCAAATTCTTCTGGTCAGGGCAAGATAGTGGAGGAAAATATTACTGGGCTGCATGGAAAAACTTGTGCTACCCTTATTGTGAAGGTGATGCTAATTTTAGGAGGCTCAGTGATACCTGTAAAGCTTTTAGAGCTTAA
- the LOC107796727 gene encoding immune-associated nucleotide-binding protein 9 gives MGGSAISDDWEFAANGARTLVLVGRTGNGKSATGNSILGRKAFRSMSSSAGVTSTCELQRTVLEDGQILDVIDTPGLFDFSAEPEFIGNEIVKCINMAKDGIHAVLVVLSVRTRFSREEQAAVQSLREFFGGKISDYMVLVFTGGDDLEDNDETLDDYLGRDCPEPLKDILAMCGNRRVLFDNKSKDHLKKADQLKQLLSLVNVVVENNGGKPYTDDLFKELKKGAIKLQNQATEVNNLVGYTKQEILELKEQMRKSYEEQLRRITEVVESKLKDTTHRLEEQLAKEQAARLEAEQSAKEAQKKSDDEIRKLREYLERAQRETEELRGRSADHGVCNIL, from the exons ATGGGTGGAAGTGCAATAAGTGATGATTGGGAATTCGCTGCAAATGGAGCTCGGACACTGGTTCTGGTTGGGCGTACAGGTAATGGTAAAAGTGCTACAGGCAATAGCATTCTTGGAAGAAAGGCGTTCAGGTCAATGTCTAGCTCAGCTGGTGTTACAAGTACTTGTGAGCTGCAGAGGACTGTACTAGAAGATGGCCAAATACTCGATGTGATTGATACCCCTG GATTATTTGATTTTTCTGCTGAACCTGAATTTATTGGAAATGAAATTGTTAAATGCATCAACATGGCCAAGGATGGGATTCATGCTGTTCTTGTAGTTTTATCTGTGCGTACTCGCTTTTCAAGAGAAGAACAAGCTGCTGTTCAGAGTCTGAGGGAGTTCTTTGGGGGCAAAATTAGTGATTACATGGTTTTGGTTTTCACTGGTGGGGATGATCTTGAGGACAATGACGAAACTCTGGACGATTACCTAGGTCGTGACTGCCCTGAGCCTTTAAAG GATATCCTCGCCATGTGTGGAAACAGGCGAGTGCTTTTTGATAACAAGTCTAAAGATCATTTGAAGAAAGCCGACCAATTGAAACAACTACTTTCCCTGGTAAATGTGGTCGTAGAGAATAATGGTGGAAAACCATATACAGATGACTTGTTCAAGGAATTAAAG AAAGGAGCCATcaaacttcaaaatcaagcaaccGAGGTTAATAACTTGGTGGGATATACGAAGCAAGAGATATTAGAGTTGaaggaacaaatgcggaagtCGTATGAAGAGCAACTGAGGCGAATAACTGAAGTG GTTGAGTCAAAGCTGAAGGATACAACACATAGGCTTGAAGAGCAATTGGCGAAAGAGCAGGCTGCTCGGTTGGAGGCAGAACAAAGTGCGAAAGAAGCACAGAAGAAATCAGATGACGAGATTCGCAAGTTGAGAGAATATTTGGAGAGAGCTCAAAGGGAGACTGAGGAGCTTCGAGGTCGTTCTGCAGATCATGGCGTGTGTAATATTTTATGa